One Bombus fervidus isolate BK054 chromosome 7, iyBomFerv1, whole genome shotgun sequence genomic region harbors:
- the LOC139988846 gene encoding LIM domain only protein 3: MTMDVSKSEPSKNGASQHECAGCGKAITERYLLKAMDLFWHEDCLKCGCCDCRLGEVGSSLFTRANLILCKRDYLRLFGNPGHCAACNKQIPPFEMVMKARSNVYHLDCFACQQCTHRFCVGDRFYLCENKILCEFDYEERLAFANMSVQTPATLAYIKRQLPPAPTPPGQNMHPGHNPLQPHQALGQSVGQHNHVSNGQMSGSTPMVNGTAIGVGGPRAPGDMNNNGLSGPALGPVKPPPMSMQAPTS, translated from the exons ATGACGATGGACGTGAGCAAGTCGGAGCCGAGTAAAAATGGCGCGTCGCAGCACGAGTGCGCTGGATGTGGGAAAGCGATCACGGAAAG GTATCTCCTCAAGGCCATGGACCTGTTCTGGCACGAGGACTGTCTGAAGTGCGGGTGCTGCGACTGTAGGTTAGGAGAGGTCGGTTCTAGTCTGTTCACCAGGGCCAACCTTATCCTCTGTAAGAGGGACTACCTCAGGCTGTTCGGGAATCCGGGACACTGCGCGGCCTGCAACAAACAGATACCGCCGTTCGAGATGGTTATGAAGGCCAGGTCGAACGTCTATCACCTGGACTGTTTCGCTTGTCAACAGTGTACTCATCG GTTTTGCGTGGGCGATCGATTCTATCTGTGCGAGAACAAAATCCTGTGCGAGTTCGACTATGAGGAGAGGCTCGCGTTCGCCAATATGTCAGTACAAACACCCGCCACGCTGGCGTACATCAAAAGGCAACTGCCTCCAGCGCCGACACCGCCTGGCCAGAACATGCATCCTGGTCACAATCCACTGCAACCTCATCAGGCACTTGGCCAGTCGGTGGGTCAACATAATCACGTGTCGAAC GGACAGATGTCAGGGAGCACGCCGATGGTGAACGGAACGGCCATTGGCGTCGGTGGACCCAGAGCTCCGGGAGACATGAACAACAACGGGCTATCGGGTCCAGCCCTCGGACCGGTGAAGCCACCGCCGATGTCTATGCAGGCTCCGACCAGCTGA